A region of Streptomyces sp. NBC_01267 DNA encodes the following proteins:
- a CDS encoding maleate cis-trans isomerase family protein, giving the protein MTTVGFLYPGHSAEDDYERFELLVTEDVRLHLVHTDIGEDAHRVDALIEMGSAARLAAGVEELRLSGAESVVWACTSGSFVYGWEGAREQVRNLAKAAGMPASSTSFAFTNAIQYLGAEKVAVAATYPEDVTGYFTAFLKAAGVEVVASRGRGIVTAEEVGAWGRDEVLELALAGDHPSADVVLLPDTALHTAAYLRELEQVLGKPVLTANQVSVWEGLRLTERRVWSDQLGKLFARRA; this is encoded by the coding sequence ATGACAACGGTCGGGTTCCTTTACCCGGGGCATTCCGCGGAGGACGACTACGAGCGCTTCGAGCTGCTCGTGACCGAGGACGTCAGGCTGCACCTTGTCCACACGGACATCGGTGAGGACGCCCACCGGGTGGACGCGCTGATCGAGATGGGCTCCGCCGCGCGGCTCGCCGCGGGGGTGGAGGAGCTGCGGCTCTCCGGGGCCGAGTCGGTGGTCTGGGCCTGTACCAGCGGCAGCTTCGTCTACGGCTGGGAAGGCGCCCGGGAGCAGGTCAGGAACCTGGCCAAGGCCGCCGGGATGCCCGCGTCCAGTACATCGTTCGCCTTCACCAACGCGATCCAGTACCTGGGCGCCGAGAAGGTCGCGGTCGCCGCGACGTACCCGGAGGACGTGACCGGCTACTTCACCGCCTTCCTCAAGGCGGCGGGCGTGGAAGTGGTCGCGAGCCGGGGCCGCGGGATCGTCACGGCGGAGGAGGTCGGCGCCTGGGGCCGCGACGAGGTGCTGGAACTGGCGCTGGCGGGCGACCACCCGTCGGCGGACGTCGTCCTGCTGCCGGACACGGCGCTGCACACCGCGGCGTACCTGCGCGAACTGGAGCAGGTCCTCGGGAAGCCGGTGCTCACGGCGAACCAGGTATCGGTGTGGGAAGGACTGCGGCTGACCGAGCGCCGGGTCTGGAGCGATCAGCTGGGCAAGCTGTTCGCCCGGCGCGCCTAG
- a CDS encoding maleate cis-trans isomerase family protein, with protein MDISFIGGPQPQRGVGVVAPFDFALDRELWRWVPDDVSLHLTRTPFVPVEVSLDLARLVSEHETLGEAVRALSAVAPQVVVYACASGSFVGGLAGERAMCSAMTVAGDIPAITTSGALLEAVREIGVRRIALVTPYTESVTSALEEYLGEAGTEVTGRAFLGLTSRIWKVPYRDVVDMARQAVVGAADALFISCTNLPTYDVIPQLEAELRMPVLSANQVTMWAALRHIGAFAIGPYQRLLIDSTPAPAPAPLPEPATALAEDPPEEQGGWT; from the coding sequence ATGGACATCTCCTTTATCGGCGGACCACAGCCGCAACGCGGTGTGGGTGTCGTCGCCCCCTTCGACTTCGCGCTCGACCGGGAACTGTGGCGGTGGGTGCCGGACGATGTCTCGCTCCACCTCACGCGTACCCCCTTCGTCCCCGTCGAAGTCTCGCTCGACCTCGCCCGGCTGGTCAGCGAGCACGAAACGCTGGGTGAGGCGGTCCGGGCGCTGAGCGCGGTGGCGCCGCAGGTCGTCGTGTACGCCTGCGCGAGCGGCAGTTTCGTCGGCGGACTGGCGGGTGAGCGGGCCATGTGCTCGGCCATGACCGTCGCCGGTGACATCCCGGCGATCACCACGTCCGGCGCGCTCCTGGAGGCCGTCCGGGAGATCGGCGTCCGGCGGATCGCCCTGGTCACGCCCTACACTGAATCTGTGACGTCCGCGCTGGAGGAATACCTCGGCGAAGCCGGGACAGAGGTCACCGGACGGGCTTTCCTGGGTCTCACGAGCCGTATCTGGAAAGTCCCGTACCGCGATGTGGTGGACATGGCCCGGCAGGCGGTGGTCGGCGCGGCCGATGCGCTTTTCATCAGCTGCACCAACCTCCCGACGTACGACGTGATCCCGCAGCTCGAAGCCGAGTTGCGGATGCCGGTGCTCTCGGCGAACCAGGTCACGATGTGGGCGGCGCTGCGGCACATAGGCGCCTTCGCGATCGGCCCGTACCAGCGGCTGCTGATCGACTCGACGCCCGCACCCGCACCCGCGCCGCTTCCCGAGCCCGCCACCGCACTGGCAGAAGATCCGCCCGAAGAACAGGGAGGCTGGACATGA
- a CDS encoding D-2-hydroxyacid dehydrogenase encodes MSEASVPTLLVLDADPPPRLGKLTGRAHVVHAGAETLGGQLPYADVLLVWDFHSDAVRRAWPGEGPRPGWVHTASAGVDHLLCPELVASDTVVTNARGIFDQPIAEYVAGLVLAFAKDLPGTLELQRQRRWQHRETRRLAGSRAVVVGSGPIGRAIAATLSALGVKVALVGRTARRPVHGPEELDRLLPRADWVICAAPLTGTTRGMFDAHAFGTMQPSAHFINVGRGALVVEDDLVEALRKRWLAGAALDVFAEEPLNAGNRLWDVPDLLISPHMSGDTIGWRDALGEQFLELYDMWANGRPLPNVVDKKRGYVHTHD; translated from the coding sequence ATGTCCGAAGCCTCAGTCCCCACCCTTCTCGTACTGGACGCCGACCCGCCTCCGCGCCTCGGAAAGCTGACCGGCCGGGCGCATGTCGTGCACGCCGGCGCAGAGACCCTGGGCGGTCAACTCCCTTACGCGGACGTCCTGCTGGTCTGGGACTTCCACTCCGACGCGGTGCGCCGGGCCTGGCCCGGCGAGGGCCCGCGGCCCGGCTGGGTGCACACGGCCAGCGCCGGTGTGGACCATCTGCTCTGCCCCGAGCTGGTCGCGTCGGACACCGTGGTGACCAATGCCCGCGGCATCTTCGACCAGCCGATCGCGGAGTACGTCGCGGGTCTCGTCCTCGCCTTCGCCAAGGACCTCCCCGGCACCCTGGAGCTCCAGCGCCAGCGCCGCTGGCAGCACCGTGAGACCAGGCGGCTGGCCGGCAGCCGGGCGGTCGTCGTCGGCTCGGGCCCCATCGGCCGGGCCATCGCCGCCACGCTGTCGGCGCTCGGGGTGAAGGTGGCCCTGGTCGGGCGCACCGCGCGCCGCCCGGTGCACGGGCCCGAGGAGCTGGACCGGCTGCTGCCGCGCGCCGACTGGGTGATCTGCGCGGCCCCGCTCACCGGGACCACCCGTGGCATGTTCGACGCCCACGCCTTCGGCACGATGCAGCCGTCCGCGCACTTCATCAACGTCGGGCGCGGGGCGCTCGTGGTCGAGGACGATCTCGTCGAGGCGCTCAGGAAGCGCTGGCTGGCGGGCGCCGCGCTCGATGTGTTCGCCGAGGAGCCGCTGAACGCGGGGAACCGCCTCTGGGACGTCCCCGACCTGCTGATCTCTCCGCACATGAGCGGCGACACCATCGGCTGGCGCGACGCTCTCGGCGAGCAGTTCCTGGAGCTCTACGACATGTGGGCGAACGGAAGGCCGCTGCCGAACGTGGTGGACAAGAAACGTGGGTACGTCCACACACATGACTGA
- a CDS encoding amidase, translated as MTELCDLSARQLVAGYRKGAFTPVDAARAVLDRIEVVQPGVNAFVRVDAGPALAQARASAARWSAGEPQGLLDGVPVTVKDILLLHGEPTLRGSRTVRPQGRWSEDAPSVARLREHGAVFVGKTATPEFGWKAVTDSPLHGVTRNPYDSARTSGGSSGGAAAAVALGAGPLALGTDGGGSIRVPASFCGVFGLKPTYGRVPLYPASAFGTLAHVGPLARDAADAALMLDVISGPDPRDWSQLAPPAGSVRDGLDGGVKGLRIAYSPTLGGQVAVEPAVAAAVRAAVGRLAELGAYIEETDPDFTDPVAAFQTLWFSGAARVAQHLGREQRALLDPGLREIVAEGERYSALDYLAAVDVRMELGRRMGLFHQRYDLLVTPTLPITAFEAGVEAPHGSGHRRWTGWTPFTYPFNLTQQPAATLPCGVDGAGLPVGVQLVGARHADALVLRAAHAMYGAGVAAEVPSVTGRAPLGPPA; from the coding sequence ATGACTGAGCTCTGCGATCTGTCTGCCCGTCAACTCGTTGCCGGATACCGGAAGGGCGCCTTCACCCCGGTCGACGCGGCCCGTGCCGTCCTGGACCGGATCGAGGTGGTGCAGCCAGGAGTGAACGCCTTCGTCCGGGTCGACGCCGGCCCGGCCCTGGCGCAGGCGCGGGCGTCGGCGGCCCGGTGGAGCGCGGGTGAGCCGCAGGGCCTGCTCGACGGGGTGCCGGTCACGGTCAAGGACATCCTGCTGCTGCACGGGGAGCCGACGCTGCGGGGATCGAGGACCGTACGGCCGCAGGGCAGGTGGTCCGAGGACGCGCCGTCGGTGGCGCGGCTGCGGGAACACGGTGCGGTCTTCGTCGGCAAGACCGCGACGCCCGAGTTCGGCTGGAAGGCCGTCACCGACTCGCCGCTGCACGGGGTGACCCGTAACCCGTACGACAGCGCCCGTACCTCCGGCGGCTCCAGCGGCGGCGCCGCGGCGGCCGTGGCGCTGGGCGCCGGGCCACTGGCGCTGGGGACGGACGGCGGGGGGTCCATCCGCGTACCGGCGTCGTTCTGCGGGGTCTTCGGGCTGAAGCCGACGTACGGGCGGGTCCCGCTCTATCCGGCCAGCGCCTTCGGGACGCTCGCCCATGTCGGCCCGCTGGCGCGCGACGCGGCCGACGCGGCGCTGATGCTGGACGTGATCAGCGGTCCCGACCCGCGCGACTGGTCGCAGCTGGCCCCGCCCGCGGGCAGTGTGCGGGACGGGCTGGACGGCGGGGTGAAGGGGCTGCGGATCGCCTACTCGCCGACCCTGGGCGGCCAGGTCGCCGTCGAGCCGGCGGTCGCGGCGGCGGTCCGTGCGGCGGTGGGGCGGCTCGCGGAACTCGGCGCGTACATCGAGGAGACGGATCCGGACTTCACGGATCCGGTCGCGGCCTTCCAGACGCTGTGGTTCAGCGGGGCCGCGCGGGTGGCGCAGCACCTGGGCCGGGAGCAGCGCGCGCTGCTCGATCCCGGGCTGCGGGAGATCGTCGCGGAGGGCGAGCGGTACTCGGCGCTGGACTATCTGGCCGCGGTGGACGTACGGATGGAGCTGGGCCGGCGCATGGGCCTCTTCCACCAGCGGTACGACCTGCTGGTCACCCCGACCCTGCCGATCACCGCGTTCGAGGCGGGGGTGGAGGCGCCACACGGTTCGGGGCACCGGCGCTGGACGGGGTGGACGCCGTTCACGTATCCCTTCAACCTGACGCAGCAACCCGCGGCCACGCTGCCGTGCGGGGTGGACGGAGCGGGCCTGCCGGTCGGGGTGCAGCTGGTGGGGGCGCGGCACGCGGACGCGCTGGTGCTGCGGGCCGCGCATGCGATGTACGGGGCGGGGGTGGCCGCGGAGGTGCCCTCGGTCACCGGCCGGGCTCCGCTCGGCCCGCCCGCGTAG
- a CDS encoding DUF3830 family protein: protein MSDRFVELSLDKRGVSCTARLLDDKAPVTCAAVWDALPLGGDVYHAKYARNEIYALLPGFAPQEPPLENPTVTPVPGDLCYFTFSETVLGTDAYGYETAADHRGRTTVVDLALFYERNNLLINGDTGWVPGIVWGTVVEGLDRMAAACQDLWRSGALGETLSFRRTG, encoded by the coding sequence ATGAGCGATCGATTCGTGGAACTGTCCCTCGACAAGCGCGGCGTGAGCTGCACCGCGCGGCTCCTCGACGACAAGGCCCCGGTGACCTGCGCGGCGGTGTGGGACGCGTTGCCGCTCGGCGGGGACGTCTACCACGCCAAGTACGCCCGGAACGAGATCTACGCCCTGCTGCCCGGCTTCGCGCCGCAGGAGCCGCCGCTGGAGAACCCGACGGTCACCCCCGTCCCGGGCGACCTCTGCTACTTCACCTTCTCCGAGACGGTGCTGGGCACGGATGCGTACGGATACGAGACGGCGGCCGACCACCGTGGACGGACGACGGTGGTCGACCTCGCGCTCTTCTACGAGCGGAACAACCTGCTGATCAACGGGGACACCGGCTGGGTCCCGGGGATCGTGTGGGGCACGGTGGTCGAGGGCCTCGACCGGATGGCGGCGGCCTGTCAGGACCTCTGGCGGTCGGGCGCCCTGGGCGAGACACTCAGCTTCCGCCGGACCGGCTGA
- the ehuB gene encoding ectoine/hydroxyectoine ABC transporter substrate-binding protein EhuB, with protein sequence MAPPPGNDSESTPRHSIRSIRSTPSTPPVRRRSLLLGAAGLSAAGALGAAGCSRVPTGDTLARLKSQGTVRLGIAGEVPYGYIDEQGDFTGEAVELAKIIFKRLGVGHVQPVATDFASLIPGLNSQQFDCVSAGMYINKERCQQVIFADPEYQMLDAFIVRKGNPKNLHNYEDCVRAKAKFATGTAYAEIAYAVAAGYKEKDIQILQDQVAGLNAVESGRVDVFAGTSLTVREVVKKSRKAEATPAFAATVDGKKKIDGGGFTFRPTDTALRDAFNVEIHKMKKSGELFRVLRPFGFTQAEMTTLTAKELCA encoded by the coding sequence ATGGCTCCACCACCAGGGAACGACTCAGAAAGCACACCAAGACACTCCATACGGTCCATACGTTCCACACCTTCGACACCACCCGTACGACGCCGTTCGCTGCTGCTCGGCGCGGCAGGCCTGAGCGCCGCGGGGGCGCTCGGAGCAGCCGGGTGCAGCCGGGTGCCTACGGGCGACACGCTCGCCCGCCTCAAGTCGCAGGGCACCGTCCGGCTCGGCATCGCGGGTGAGGTGCCGTACGGCTACATCGACGAGCAGGGCGACTTCACCGGCGAAGCGGTGGAACTCGCGAAGATCATCTTCAAACGGCTCGGTGTCGGCCACGTGCAGCCCGTGGCGACCGACTTCGCCTCGTTGATCCCCGGCCTCAACTCCCAGCAGTTCGACTGCGTTTCGGCCGGGATGTACATCAACAAGGAACGCTGCCAGCAGGTCATCTTCGCCGATCCCGAGTACCAGATGCTGGACGCCTTCATCGTCCGCAAGGGCAACCCGAAGAACCTGCACAACTACGAGGACTGCGTGCGGGCCAAGGCGAAGTTCGCCACCGGTACCGCGTACGCCGAGATCGCCTACGCCGTCGCCGCCGGGTACAAGGAGAAGGACATCCAGATCCTCCAGGACCAGGTCGCGGGGCTGAACGCGGTCGAGTCCGGCCGGGTGGACGTCTTCGCGGGGACCTCCCTGACCGTCCGTGAAGTGGTGAAGAAGAGCCGGAAGGCCGAGGCGACCCCCGCCTTCGCGGCCACCGTCGACGGCAAGAAGAAGATCGACGGCGGCGGGTTCACCTTCCGCCCCACGGACACCGCGCTCCGTGACGCCTTCAACGTCGAGATCCACAAGATGAAGAAGAGCGGTGAACTCTTCCGGGTGCTCCGGCCGTTCGGGTTCACCCAGGCGGAGATGACCACGCTGACGGCCAAGGAGCTGTGCGCATGA
- the ehuC gene encoding ectoine/hydroxyectoine ABC transporter permease subunit EhuC, with protein MTSGLWQHWVLPGIWITIQLTVYSAALAVVVAFGIGMARAHRSRVVRFLAGFYTEIFRGTSSLVLMFWIFFVLPNLVGWALVPMWAAVLALGLSYGAYGAEIVRGALNAVAPAQREAGVALNFTPWQRMRLILLPQAIPEMMPPFSNLLIELLKGTALVSLLGVGDVSFAAYLVRLATQESSQIYSVVLAIYFVIAFVLTRGMRALERKTRANLGLQTTGGAR; from the coding sequence ATGACATCGGGACTCTGGCAGCACTGGGTGCTCCCGGGCATCTGGATCACCATCCAGCTCACCGTGTACAGCGCCGCCCTCGCCGTGGTCGTCGCGTTCGGGATAGGCATGGCCAGGGCCCACCGCTCACGCGTGGTGCGGTTCCTGGCCGGTTTCTACACCGAGATCTTCCGCGGAACGTCGTCCCTGGTCCTGATGTTCTGGATCTTCTTCGTCCTGCCGAACCTGGTCGGCTGGGCACTGGTACCCATGTGGGCGGCCGTGCTGGCGCTCGGGCTCTCGTACGGTGCGTACGGGGCCGAGATCGTCCGCGGCGCGCTGAACGCGGTGGCACCCGCGCAGCGTGAGGCGGGCGTCGCGCTCAACTTCACCCCCTGGCAGCGGATGCGGCTGATCCTGCTGCCGCAGGCGATACCCGAGATGATGCCGCCCTTCTCGAATCTGCTGATCGAGCTGCTCAAGGGCACCGCGCTGGTCTCGCTGCTCGGCGTCGGCGACGTGTCGTTCGCCGCCTATCTGGTGCGGCTCGCCACCCAGGAGAGCTCGCAGATCTACTCGGTCGTCCTGGCCATCTACTTCGTCATCGCCTTCGTGCTCACCCGTGGGATGCGGGCGCTCGAACGCAAGACCCGGGCCAATCTCGGCCTCCAGACCACCGGAGGTGCCCGATGA
- the ehuD gene encoding ectoine/hydroxyectoine ABC transporter permease subunit EhuD, with protein sequence MNSWDWSAVGHFMPRFWDGLLTTLQILVLGSVLSFALGLVWALGYRVKTRFVRWPVNFVTEFIRNTPLLVQLFFLFFVLPDWGIQFSALTTGTVAIGVHYSTYTAQVYRAGIDAVPVGQWEAATALSLPLTRTWTAVILPQAIRRVLPALGNYVIAMLKDTPLVVAISVLDLLGQARMEGGMTFQYNEALTVVGVAFIVIAYPASLLVRALERRLVR encoded by the coding sequence ATGAACAGCTGGGACTGGTCCGCCGTCGGGCACTTCATGCCGCGCTTCTGGGACGGGCTGCTCACCACCCTCCAGATCCTCGTCCTCGGTTCGGTGCTCTCCTTCGCGCTGGGTCTGGTGTGGGCGCTGGGCTACCGGGTGAAGACGCGCTTCGTGCGGTGGCCGGTGAACTTCGTCACCGAGTTCATCCGCAACACCCCCCTGCTGGTGCAGCTCTTCTTCCTGTTCTTCGTGCTGCCCGACTGGGGCATCCAGTTCTCCGCCCTGACCACCGGCACGGTCGCGATCGGGGTGCACTACTCGACGTACACCGCCCAGGTCTACCGGGCCGGCATCGACGCGGTGCCGGTCGGGCAGTGGGAGGCGGCCACCGCGCTGTCCCTGCCGCTGACCCGTACCTGGACCGCGGTGATCCTGCCGCAGGCGATCCGCCGGGTGCTTCCCGCCCTCGGCAACTACGTCATCGCGATGCTGAAGGACACCCCTCTCGTGGTCGCGATCAGCGTGCTGGATCTGCTGGGCCAGGCCCGTATGGAGGGCGGCATGACCTTCCAGTACAACGAGGCGCTGACCGTCGTCGGCGTCGCCTTCATCGTCATCGCCTATCCGGCATCTCTTCTTGTACGAGCCCTGGAGCGCCGTCTTGTCCGCTGA
- the ehuA gene encoding ectoine/hydroxyectoine ABC transporter ATP-binding protein EhuA, translating into MPRTEAPGAESAAGGATSELIRFTNVTKRFGGNTVLDDLCFSVRPGKHVTLIGPSGSGKTTILRLLMTLLKPDEGEITVSGDRLFPSEGEKQLREVRKNIGMVFQQFNLFPNMSVLRNITEAPVRVLGMSKDEAAERAKGLLDLVGLGDRADARPNQLSGGQQQRVAIARALAMRPKVLLLDEVTSALDPELVAGVLDVLRDIARTTDITMLCVTHEMNFARDISDDVLMFDSGKVIESGSPEKIFSDPEHERTREFLSAVL; encoded by the coding sequence ATCCCCCGAACCGAGGCCCCCGGCGCCGAGTCCGCGGCCGGAGGCGCCACGTCCGAGCTGATCCGCTTCACGAACGTCACCAAGCGGTTCGGCGGGAACACCGTGCTCGACGATCTCTGCTTCTCGGTCCGGCCGGGCAAGCACGTCACGCTGATAGGACCTTCCGGTTCCGGTAAGACGACGATCCTCAGACTCCTGATGACCCTGCTCAAGCCGGACGAAGGGGAGATCACCGTCAGCGGTGACCGGCTCTTCCCCTCGGAGGGCGAGAAGCAGCTGCGTGAGGTGCGCAAGAACATCGGCATGGTGTTCCAGCAGTTCAACCTCTTCCCCAACATGTCGGTGCTGCGGAACATCACCGAGGCCCCGGTCCGGGTCCTCGGGATGTCCAAGGACGAGGCCGCCGAACGCGCCAAGGGCCTGCTCGACCTGGTCGGACTCGGTGACCGCGCCGACGCCAGGCCGAACCAGCTCTCCGGCGGCCAGCAGCAGCGCGTGGCCATCGCCCGCGCCCTGGCGATGCGCCCGAAGGTGCTGCTGCTCGACGAGGTGACGTCGGCGCTCGACCCGGAGCTGGTGGCCGGTGTGCTCGACGTGCTGCGGGACATCGCGCGGACGACCGACATCACCATGCTGTGCGTCACGCACGAGATGAACTTCGCCCGGGACATCTCGGACGATGTCCTGATGTTCGATTCCGGGAAGGTGATCGAGTCCGGTTCTCCGGAAAAAATCTTCAGCGATCCCGAGCACGAACGTACGCGCGAGTTCCTGAGCGCAGTGCTCTGA
- a CDS encoding IclR family transcriptional regulator: MALKPEPTAPFHSVQYALRVLETVSRYGGGVTDTEIARETGLPTFHLSALLLMLRREGYVEQISDGAYVIGDSLVLLGSGATRKSALEAKLQDTLARLRDSVGAAVYISRYIDGEMKITQIADGPLTPAVQEWVDFRSSAHASAAGKCLLTQLDQNGRRDHISRHKIARLTSKTITNERVLFSKLDSQPATVPVLDIQEYAVGTVCAAVPLTAGAAVGCLALSLPIEHAHRLRAAADSLNRQAAPVVLSLAI, translated from the coding sequence GTGGCGCTGAAGCCCGAGCCGACTGCGCCGTTCCATTCGGTGCAGTACGCACTCCGCGTGCTGGAGACCGTCTCCAGATACGGAGGCGGCGTGACCGACACCGAGATCGCGCGTGAAACCGGTCTCCCCACCTTCCATCTGTCCGCGCTGCTGCTGATGCTGCGCCGCGAGGGATACGTCGAGCAGATCAGTGACGGCGCCTACGTCATCGGCGACTCGCTCGTCCTGCTCGGCTCCGGTGCCACCCGCAAGTCGGCCCTGGAGGCCAAGCTCCAGGACACCCTGGCCCGGCTGCGGGACTCGGTCGGCGCCGCGGTCTACATCAGCCGGTACATCGACGGCGAGATGAAGATCACCCAGATCGCCGACGGCCCGCTGACACCGGCGGTCCAGGAGTGGGTGGACTTCCGTTCCTCGGCCCACGCGAGCGCGGCGGGCAAGTGTCTGCTGACCCAGCTCGACCAGAACGGCAGACGCGACCACATCTCCCGCCACAAGATCGCCCGGCTCACGTCGAAGACGATCACGAACGAGCGGGTGCTCTTCTCCAAGCTGGACTCCCAGCCGGCGACGGTCCCGGTGCTCGACATCCAGGAGTACGCGGTGGGCACGGTCTGCGCGGCGGTGCCGCTGACGGCGGGCGCCGCGGTCGGCTGTCTGGCGCTCTCGCTCCCGATCGAACATGCCCATCGGCTGCGTGCCGCGGCGGACTCACTGAACCGGCAGGCGGCGCCGGTGGTGCTCTCGCTGGCGATCTGA
- a CDS encoding AMP-binding protein — translation MRSAGTFAELVRQQWGDHRPGLRAHDLVLSHHQVASGAAARAALLVDLLPSGAEPHVGVLLHNTPEFPLWLSAAALAGAAVAGINPTRRGAELARDIVHTDCRVLVTSRELLPLLDGLALPGVRILVTDTDAYRELLAPYADAVPGEATVAPVSRSSRMLLYFTSGSTGAPKAAICTQGRLAAAGTSLVSHFGITEDDVHYICMPMFHGNAVIANWAPALAGRASVALRPRFSASGFLDDVRAYGATYFTYVGRAVQYLLATPEHPDDRAHRLRTGFGTEAGAVDAARFAERFGVRLVEGYGSSEGGAAVQRTADTPPGAIGRAAPGDDLAVVDPETYEEKPRAAFDRGGRLTNGTAAIGELVNRGPNPFEGYWRNETAEADRRRGGWYWTGDLFFRDAEGFLYFAGRTDDRLRVDSENLAAAMIENILARWQDAAAVAVYAVPDPVAGDQVMAALALRAGVTFDPAAFARFLGEQPDLGTKMAPRFVRVVPAMPVTATNKVHRVGLRREGFRCADPVWQRADGEYRALTGDDVAKLLAEYATRGVEPGGPA, via the coding sequence ATGAGGAGCGCAGGTACCTTCGCGGAGCTCGTGCGGCAGCAATGGGGCGACCACCGGCCCGGGTTGAGAGCCCATGACCTCGTCCTGAGCCATCACCAGGTCGCCTCGGGAGCCGCCGCGCGGGCCGCGCTCCTCGTGGACCTGCTCCCCTCCGGAGCAGAGCCGCACGTGGGGGTGCTGCTCCACAACACCCCCGAGTTCCCCCTGTGGTTGAGCGCGGCGGCCCTCGCGGGGGCCGCCGTGGCCGGGATCAACCCGACCCGGCGCGGCGCCGAACTGGCCCGCGACATCGTGCACACCGACTGCCGGGTACTGGTCACCTCCCGGGAGCTGCTGCCGCTGCTCGACGGCCTGGCGCTGCCGGGCGTACGGATCCTGGTCACCGACACGGACGCCTACCGGGAGCTGCTCGCCCCGTACGCCGACGCCGTCCCCGGCGAGGCGACCGTGGCCCCCGTCTCACGGTCCAGCCGGATGCTCCTCTACTTCACGTCCGGTTCCACCGGCGCGCCCAAGGCCGCGATCTGCACCCAGGGCCGGCTCGCCGCCGCCGGTACCTCGCTGGTCTCCCATTTCGGGATCACCGAGGACGACGTGCACTACATCTGCATGCCGATGTTCCACGGCAACGCGGTGATCGCCAACTGGGCACCCGCGCTGGCGGGCCGTGCGTCCGTCGCCCTGCGCCCCCGGTTCTCCGCGTCCGGCTTCCTGGACGACGTACGGGCGTACGGCGCCACGTACTTCACCTATGTCGGCCGCGCCGTGCAGTACCTGCTGGCCACCCCCGAGCACCCCGACGACCGCGCGCACCGGCTGCGGACCGGTTTCGGCACGGAGGCGGGGGCGGTGGACGCCGCGCGCTTCGCCGAGCGGTTCGGCGTGCGGCTGGTGGAGGGGTACGGGTCGTCGGAGGGCGGCGCGGCCGTCCAGCGGACCGCCGACACCCCGCCGGGAGCGATCGGCAGGGCGGCGCCCGGCGACGATCTGGCGGTGGTCGACCCCGAGACGTACGAGGAGAAACCCCGGGCGGCCTTCGATCGGGGCGGCCGGCTCACCAACGGGACCGCCGCGATAGGAGAGCTGGTCAACCGCGGCCCGAACCCCTTCGAGGGCTACTGGCGCAACGAGACGGCGGAAGCGGACCGCAGGCGCGGCGGCTGGTACTGGACCGGTGACCTCTTCTTCCGCGACGCCGAGGGCTTCCTCTACTTCGCGGGCCGCACGGACGACCGGCTGCGCGTCGACAGCGAGAACCTGGCCGCCGCGATGATCGAGAACATCCTCGCGCGGTGGCAGGACGCGGCGGCCGTCGCCGTCTACGCGGTACCCGATCCGGTCGCGGGCGACCAGGTCATGGCGGCACTCGCCCTGCGTGCGGGCGTCACCTTCGACCCGGCGGCCTTCGCCCGTTTCCTCGGCGAACAGCCGGACCTGGGGACGAAGATGGCGCCGCGGTTCGTCCGGGTCGTACCGGCGATGCCGGTGACGGCGACGAACAAGGTGCACCGGGTGGGGCTGCGCAGGGAGGGTTTCCGCTGCGCGGATCCGGTGTGGCAGCGGGCGGACGGGGAGTACCGGGCGCTCACCGGGGACGACGTGGCGAAGCTGCTGGCGGAGTACGCAACGCGGGGAGTGGAGCCCGGCGGGCCGGCCTGA